From Apium graveolens cultivar Ventura chromosome 9, ASM990537v1, whole genome shotgun sequence, the proteins below share one genomic window:
- the LOC141687274 gene encoding uncharacterized protein LOC141687274 isoform X3 — MARVLNRWSHIKTLSLIWFFFTITFYSLLRMALFNSSRNSPSEDLTVNIVANDSRARLYDKMTRDLHDNGALFLKQGETSQSLSLTDIFDLKDGSIISILKAADPPVRANVLYLSPEQSFPISAAVRDIFLPSFNKVIWFQNSSVYHFSMYHASHHIVPVPATDTEIEAEANAVRAVAETVCPLNIVLDRVVLTSTGVVLGCWQVLSGTDPVTIRAKLKTALPRSPAKQLYDNVMLHTSFARLLGHPNTYPPEGDKTSELKFFDELVTRANKRLTGIQVVCHNSSKL, encoded by the exons ATGGCAAGGGTTTTGAATCGGTGGAGTCATATTAAAACACTTTCATTAATCTGGTTCTTCTTTACAATCACTTTCTATTCTCTGCTTCGAATGGCCCTTTTTAACTCATCCCGCAATTCTCCTTCAG AGGACTTGACAGTGAATATAGTTGCAAACGATTCTCGGGCGAGGCTGTATGACAAGATGACGAGGGATTTACATGATAACGGAGCTCTTTTTCTCAAACAGGGAGAAACTTCACAATCCTTGTCACTTACTGATATCTTTGATCTCAAGGATGGATCTATCATCTCTATCCTCAAG GCTGCGGATCCTCCAGTGCGAGCTAATGTATTGTACCTAAGCCCTGAGCAGTCATTTCCAATCTC GGCAGCTGTAAGGGATATTTTCCTTCCAAGCTTCAATAAAG TGATATGGTTTCAAAATTCTAGCGTGTACCATTTTAGCATGTATCATGCTTCTCACCACATTGTACCTGTGCCTGCTACAGACACGGAG attgaagctgaagctaatGCAGTCAGAGCTGTTGCAGAGACTGTATGCCCGTTGAATATTGTCCTGGATAGGGTGGTTTTGACGTCAACAGGTGTGGTATTGGGTTGTTGGCAG GTACTTTCTGGAACAGATCCTGTAACAATCCGTGCTAAACTCAAAACTGCTCTTCCACGTTCTCCAGCAAAGCAGCTT TATGATAATGTGATGCTTCATACCTCATTTGCAAGGCTTCTTGGCCATCCCAACACTTACCCTCCGGAGGGAGATAAAACTTCTGAGCTCAAGTTCTTCGATGAGCTAGTAACTCGTGCGAACAAACGACTCACTGGGATTCAGGTTGTCTGTCATAATTCGTCGAAACTATAG
- the LOC141687274 gene encoding uncharacterized protein LOC141687274 isoform X1, whose protein sequence is MARVLNRWSHIKTLSLIWFFFTITFYSLLRMALFNSSRNSPSEDLTVNIVANDSRARLYDKMTRDLHDNGALFLKQGETSQSLSLTDIFDLKDGSIISILKAADPPVRANVLYLSPEQSFPISAAVRDIFLPSFNKVIWFQNSSVYHFSMYHASHHIVPVPATDTEIEAEANAVRAVAETVCPLNIVLDRVVLTSTGVVLGCWQVLSGTDPVTIRAKLKTALPRSPAKQLYDNVMLHTSFARLLGHPNTYPPEGDKTSELKFFDELVTRANKRLTGIQATITELWYVEEYDVLALALNGRMKARKFRLGCSKA, encoded by the exons ATGGCAAGGGTTTTGAATCGGTGGAGTCATATTAAAACACTTTCATTAATCTGGTTCTTCTTTACAATCACTTTCTATTCTCTGCTTCGAATGGCCCTTTTTAACTCATCCCGCAATTCTCCTTCAG AGGACTTGACAGTGAATATAGTTGCAAACGATTCTCGGGCGAGGCTGTATGACAAGATGACGAGGGATTTACATGATAACGGAGCTCTTTTTCTCAAACAGGGAGAAACTTCACAATCCTTGTCACTTACTGATATCTTTGATCTCAAGGATGGATCTATCATCTCTATCCTCAAG GCTGCGGATCCTCCAGTGCGAGCTAATGTATTGTACCTAAGCCCTGAGCAGTCATTTCCAATCTC GGCAGCTGTAAGGGATATTTTCCTTCCAAGCTTCAATAAAG TGATATGGTTTCAAAATTCTAGCGTGTACCATTTTAGCATGTATCATGCTTCTCACCACATTGTACCTGTGCCTGCTACAGACACGGAG attgaagctgaagctaatGCAGTCAGAGCTGTTGCAGAGACTGTATGCCCGTTGAATATTGTCCTGGATAGGGTGGTTTTGACGTCAACAGGTGTGGTATTGGGTTGTTGGCAG GTACTTTCTGGAACAGATCCTGTAACAATCCGTGCTAAACTCAAAACTGCTCTTCCACGTTCTCCAGCAAAGCAGCTT TATGATAATGTGATGCTTCATACCTCATTTGCAAGGCTTCTTGGCCATCCCAACACTTACCCTCCGGAGGGAGATAAAACTTCTGAGCTCAAGTTCTTCGATGAGCTAGTAACTCGTGCGAACAAACGACTCACTGGGATTCAG GCAACCATTACTGAGCTCTGGTATGTGGAAGAATATGATGTCCTGGCACTTGCGTTGAATGGAAGGATGAAGGCTCGCAAATTCCGACTTGGCTGTTCAAAAGCATGA
- the LOC141687274 gene encoding uncharacterized protein LOC141687274 isoform X2 encodes MARVLNRWSHIKTLSLIWFFFTITFYSLLRMALFNSSRNSPSVNIVANDSRARLYDKMTRDLHDNGALFLKQGETSQSLSLTDIFDLKDGSIISILKAADPPVRANVLYLSPEQSFPISAAVRDIFLPSFNKVIWFQNSSVYHFSMYHASHHIVPVPATDTEIEAEANAVRAVAETVCPLNIVLDRVVLTSTGVVLGCWQVLSGTDPVTIRAKLKTALPRSPAKQLYDNVMLHTSFARLLGHPNTYPPEGDKTSELKFFDELVTRANKRLTGIQATITELWYVEEYDVLALALNGRMKARKFRLGCSKA; translated from the exons ATGGCAAGGGTTTTGAATCGGTGGAGTCATATTAAAACACTTTCATTAATCTGGTTCTTCTTTACAATCACTTTCTATTCTCTGCTTCGAATGGCCCTTTTTAACTCATCCCGCAATTCTCCTTCAG TGAATATAGTTGCAAACGATTCTCGGGCGAGGCTGTATGACAAGATGACGAGGGATTTACATGATAACGGAGCTCTTTTTCTCAAACAGGGAGAAACTTCACAATCCTTGTCACTTACTGATATCTTTGATCTCAAGGATGGATCTATCATCTCTATCCTCAAG GCTGCGGATCCTCCAGTGCGAGCTAATGTATTGTACCTAAGCCCTGAGCAGTCATTTCCAATCTC GGCAGCTGTAAGGGATATTTTCCTTCCAAGCTTCAATAAAG TGATATGGTTTCAAAATTCTAGCGTGTACCATTTTAGCATGTATCATGCTTCTCACCACATTGTACCTGTGCCTGCTACAGACACGGAG attgaagctgaagctaatGCAGTCAGAGCTGTTGCAGAGACTGTATGCCCGTTGAATATTGTCCTGGATAGGGTGGTTTTGACGTCAACAGGTGTGGTATTGGGTTGTTGGCAG GTACTTTCTGGAACAGATCCTGTAACAATCCGTGCTAAACTCAAAACTGCTCTTCCACGTTCTCCAGCAAAGCAGCTT TATGATAATGTGATGCTTCATACCTCATTTGCAAGGCTTCTTGGCCATCCCAACACTTACCCTCCGGAGGGAGATAAAACTTCTGAGCTCAAGTTCTTCGATGAGCTAGTAACTCGTGCGAACAAACGACTCACTGGGATTCAG GCAACCATTACTGAGCTCTGGTATGTGGAAGAATATGATGTCCTGGCACTTGCGTTGAATGGAAGGATGAAGGCTCGCAAATTCCGACTTGGCTGTTCAAAAGCATGA